Proteins encoded within one genomic window of Acidobacteriota bacterium:
- the tilS gene encoding tRNA lysidine(34) synthetase TilS, which produces MDLFVSAVRDTVKRFSLLKPGDSVLCAVSGGPDSMALLQVLRELSREWPLSLSALHVNHGLRGAESDADASFVGTLCRQLEVPLHVRSRPLKPGPGTNLQDLARRVRYRFLSETASAAGSVVATGHNLQDQAETFLLKLARGAGPTGMSGIFPAREILPHGPEASPVRMVRPLLERDREEILGFLERRGQPYRDDSSNRNLRYDRNWVRHHLIPDLRRRLNPALIPTLGRTARLWQEVAEFLEDEGRKAFRSCRETPSIRSGEVRLRVAALLDLAPALRKEVVRHAVRTCKGDLRDLGLEHVDRVLDLVSGRSGRRVHLPGEIEAGLEFDHLRLARRVPPVRFSHRLPVPGEVAIPETGRHVVCRRMTAPAGDSGQTLLRFPGSSLTVRNRVAGDRYPGPGGKKLKRLFLQHRIPRSARDSLVVAEDDGRLLWVEGLPADPRVRACPGEREAVLIKVRDGPHAGSREPGASRHRV; this is translated from the coding sequence ATGGACCTCTTCGTATCGGCAGTCAGGGACACCGTCAAACGGTTTTCGTTGCTGAAGCCGGGTGATTCGGTGCTGTGCGCGGTTTCGGGCGGTCCCGATTCGATGGCGCTGCTCCAGGTCCTCAGGGAACTGAGCCGCGAGTGGCCGCTGTCGCTGTCGGCCCTCCACGTGAATCATGGCCTTCGAGGCGCCGAGTCCGATGCGGACGCAAGCTTCGTCGGAACGCTCTGCCGGCAATTGGAGGTCCCGCTCCACGTCCGGTCGCGCCCGCTGAAGCCGGGGCCGGGTACGAATCTTCAGGATCTGGCCCGAAGGGTCCGCTACCGGTTCCTCTCCGAGACCGCGTCAGCCGCCGGGTCCGTCGTGGCCACCGGGCACAACCTGCAGGATCAGGCCGAGACCTTTCTGTTGAAGCTGGCGCGCGGCGCCGGCCCCACGGGTATGTCGGGGATCTTCCCGGCGCGCGAGATTCTTCCTCACGGGCCGGAAGCGAGCCCGGTCCGCATGGTCCGCCCGTTGCTGGAGAGGGACCGGGAAGAAATACTGGGGTTTCTCGAACGCCGGGGACAGCCCTACCGGGACGATTCCAGCAACCGGAATCTCCGCTACGATCGCAACTGGGTCCGCCACCACCTGATTCCCGACTTGCGCAGGCGCCTGAACCCGGCCCTGATTCCGACCCTGGGACGGACCGCCCGGCTCTGGCAGGAGGTGGCGGAGTTCCTGGAAGACGAGGGGCGCAAGGCCTTCCGGTCGTGCCGGGAGACGCCGTCGATCCGTTCCGGCGAGGTCAGGCTGAGGGTCGCGGCGCTCCTCGATCTGGCGCCGGCCCTCAGGAAAGAGGTGGTCCGGCATGCAGTGAGAACCTGCAAGGGGGATCTCCGGGACCTGGGCCTGGAGCACGTCGACCGGGTACTGGATCTGGTCTCCGGACGAAGCGGGAGACGGGTCCACCTGCCGGGAGAAATTGAGGCCGGCCTCGAATTCGACCACCTGAGACTCGCAAGGAGGGTTCCGCCGGTCCGGTTCAGCCACCGGCTTCCGGTCCCCGGGGAGGTGGCCATTCCGGAAACCGGCCGGCACGTGGTCTGCCGCCGGATGACGGCGCCCGCTGGAGATTCGGGTCAAACTCTGCTTCGTTTTCCAGGGTCCAGCCTGACGGTCCGGAACCGCGTGGCGGGGGACCGGTACCCGGGTCCGGGCGGGAAGAAGCTCAAGCGGCTCTTCCTGCAGCACCGCATCCCCAGGAGCGCCCGGGATTCCCTGGTGGTGGCGGAGGACGATGGCCGCCTGCTCTGGGTGGAGGGTCTTCCCGCGGACCCCAGGGTCCGCGCCTGTCCGGGCGAAAGGGAGGCGGTCCTGATCAAGGTACGTGACGGTCCTCACGCCGGGTCGAGGGAACCCGGCGCGAGTCGGCATCGTGTATAG
- the ftsH gene encoding ATP-dependent zinc metalloprotease FtsH: MNTTARSIFLWVVVIVAVVALWQFLSKVNTGNVDQLNYSEFIQTLTDGKIEEIAMTGNKVEGKYHSSASDTLRSFRVIIPKGSEETIANLLDAKGVVVEVNESEQSSWIYVILTSWFPIILFLAFWIFLMRQMQSGGNKALSFGKSRARLSTSQQKKVTFKDVAGVEEAKEELQEIIDFLKEPQKFQKLGGRIPKGVLLMGPPGTGKTLLARAIAGEANVPFFSISGSDFVEMFVGVGASRVRDLFEQGKKNAPCIIFIDEIDAVGRHRGAGLGGGHDEREQTLNQLLVEMDGFESNEGVILIAATNRPDVLDPALLRPGRFDRQVVVTLPDIKGRDAILKVHIRKTPLADDVDLSVLARGTPGFSGAQLANLVNEAALNAARHDRKAVTMEDFEQAKDKVLMGKERKSMIMNEKEKRSTAYHEAGHALVAYKLPDADPLHKVTIIPRGRALGVTMQLPEEDKYNYTKEYMESSITILMGGRVAEQIFLESCTTGASNDLERSTDLARKMVCEWGMSEAMGPLTFGKKEEQIFLGREIAQHQDYSEQTAVKIDKEVERLVVRSYNAAQEILETNRTPLIRLAETLLEFETLDGEEVEAVIKGEKIRLPQQKPTPPAPVEAAETAEPQEKAASALPPLVKPEERPAPA; this comes from the coding sequence TTGAACACTACCGCAAGGAGCATCTTTCTCTGGGTCGTCGTCATCGTGGCGGTGGTCGCTCTCTGGCAGTTCCTCAGCAAAGTCAACACCGGCAACGTGGACCAGCTCAACTATTCTGAGTTCATTCAGACCCTCACCGATGGCAAGATCGAAGAGATCGCCATGACCGGCAACAAGGTGGAGGGGAAGTACCATTCCTCCGCGTCCGACACACTCCGATCCTTCCGCGTCATCATCCCCAAGGGGTCGGAGGAGACCATCGCCAACCTACTGGACGCGAAAGGGGTCGTGGTCGAGGTCAATGAGAGCGAGCAGAGTTCGTGGATCTACGTGATCCTGACCTCCTGGTTTCCCATCATCCTTTTTCTCGCCTTCTGGATCTTCCTCATGCGTCAGATGCAGAGCGGCGGAAACAAGGCCCTGTCATTCGGCAAGAGCCGCGCCCGTCTCTCCACCAGCCAACAGAAGAAGGTGACCTTCAAGGACGTGGCGGGCGTGGAAGAGGCCAAGGAAGAACTTCAGGAGATCATCGACTTTCTCAAGGAGCCGCAGAAGTTCCAGAAATTGGGGGGGCGAATTCCCAAGGGTGTGCTCCTGATGGGACCTCCGGGAACGGGCAAGACCCTGCTGGCGCGGGCCATCGCCGGTGAAGCCAACGTGCCCTTCTTCAGCATCAGCGGTTCCGATTTCGTCGAGATGTTTGTGGGCGTGGGGGCCAGCCGGGTCCGGGACCTCTTCGAACAGGGAAAGAAGAACGCCCCCTGTATCATCTTCATCGACGAGATCGACGCCGTCGGCCGCCACCGGGGCGCCGGGCTGGGCGGCGGGCACGACGAACGGGAGCAGACCCTGAACCAGCTCCTGGTGGAGATGGACGGGTTCGAGTCCAACGAAGGCGTCATCCTGATCGCCGCCACCAACCGGCCGGACGTGCTGGACCCGGCCCTGCTGCGTCCGGGAAGGTTCGACCGCCAAGTGGTGGTCACGCTGCCTGATATCAAGGGCCGCGACGCGATTCTCAAGGTCCATATCCGGAAGACACCGCTGGCCGATGACGTGGACCTCTCGGTGCTGGCCCGGGGAACCCCCGGGTTCTCGGGCGCCCAGTTGGCCAACCTGGTGAACGAGGCCGCCCTCAACGCCGCGCGGCACGACCGCAAGGCCGTCACCATGGAGGACTTCGAGCAGGCCAAGGACAAGGTGCTCATGGGCAAGGAGCGCAAGTCCATGATCATGAACGAGAAGGAAAAGCGGAGCACCGCCTATCACGAGGCCGGGCACGCTCTCGTGGCTTACAAGCTCCCCGACGCCGATCCTCTGCACAAGGTCACCATCATTCCTCGCGGACGGGCCCTGGGCGTCACCATGCAGTTGCCCGAGGAGGACAAGTACAACTACACCAAGGAATACATGGAATCCTCCATCACCATTCTCATGGGCGGACGGGTGGCGGAGCAGATCTTCCTGGAAAGTTGCACCACCGGGGCATCGAACGACCTGGAGCGATCCACCGACCTGGCCCGCAAGATGGTGTGTGAGTGGGGCATGAGCGAGGCCATGGGCCCGCTCACCTTCGGCAAGAAGGAAGAGCAGATCTTCCTGGGCCGGGAGATCGCCCAGCACCAGGACTACAGCGAGCAGACCGCCGTCAAGATCGACAAGGAGGTCGAACGTCTGGTTGTGCGCAGCTACAACGCGGCCCAGGAGATCCTGGAGACCAATCGGACGCCGTTGATCCGGCTGGCGGAGACTTTGTTGGAATTCGAGACTCTGGATGGCGAAGAAGTCGAGGCCGTCATCAAGGGCGAGAAGATCCGCCTTCCCCAGCAGAAGCCGACACCTCCCGCCCCGGTTGAGGCAGCGGAAACTGCCGAGCCGCAGGAGAAGGCCGCTTCGGCTCTGCCTCCCCTGGTGAAACCTGAAGAGCGTCCGGCACCGGCCTGA
- the folP gene encoding dihydropteroate synthase — protein MGPVTRTMAVINVTPDSFSDGGKFLAADQAVDRCLELAAKGADILDIGGESTRPGVSPVSAAQELDRILPVLAGIRGRTSCLVSVDTYKSQVARAALDAGAHIVNNVGALQLDPGVAEVAGKAGAAIVLMHMRGTPRSMQTLPPSRDILKEIEQNLAQAVDLAGSYGIARDRIVVDPGIGFGKTVEDNLKVLNRLPRLRRLRLPILVGTSRKSFLGKILDIPVQERLIATAASVVMAVVGGAHIVRVHDLDEMVHALRIADSILGERRVC, from the coding sequence TTGGGTCCGGTCACCCGGACCATGGCGGTGATCAACGTCACCCCCGACTCCTTCTCCGACGGCGGCAAGTTCCTCGCTGCCGACCAGGCCGTGGACCGTTGCCTGGAGTTGGCGGCCAAGGGCGCGGACATCCTGGACATCGGCGGCGAGTCCACCCGCCCGGGCGTGTCTCCGGTTTCGGCCGCCCAGGAGTTGGACCGCATTCTGCCGGTGCTGGCGGGAATCCGGGGCCGCACATCCTGTCTCGTTTCCGTCGACACCTACAAGTCGCAGGTGGCGCGGGCGGCCCTGGACGCAGGCGCCCATATCGTCAACAACGTCGGCGCGCTGCAGTTGGACCCGGGTGTGGCGGAGGTTGCGGGCAAGGCCGGCGCCGCCATAGTGCTCATGCACATGCGGGGTACGCCACGCTCCATGCAGACCCTGCCTCCCAGCCGGGACATTCTGAAGGAGATCGAGCAAAATCTGGCCCAGGCGGTGGACCTTGCCGGCAGCTACGGAATCGCTCGTGATAGAATCGTTGTCGATCCCGGAATCGGGTTTGGCAAGACAGTAGAAGACAACCTCAAGGTCCTGAATCGGTTGCCACGGTTGCGCCGGCTCCGGTTGCCAATTCTGGTGGGCACGTCCCGAAAGAGCTTTCTCGGCAAAATCCTCGACATCCCGGTGCAAGAGAGGCTGATTGCCACGGCGGCTTCGGTCGTGATGGCGGTGGTCGGGGGAGCCCACATCGTGAGGGTTCACGATCTCGATGAAATGGTCCACGCGCTCCGAATAGCCGATTCGATTCTGGGCGAAAGGAGAGTCTGCTGA
- the cdaA gene encoding diadenylate cyclase CdaA, which produces MDAFSGLFDLGVRDLLDILVVTVLIYHILLLFKGTRGLQITLGVMGLLLVYYLARTLELQMVETLFSNFFVNFILAAIIIYQREIRRGLAALGRGRFFLPLFTSAQRANLNGLVATTGHLSRDKTGALIVLEREIGLRNYIETGIKLDALVGNDLLLSIFSPGCPLHDGAVIVQADRIAAAGCYLPLTTSPDLGRRWGSRHRAGLGISEETDAISIIVSEETGSVSVAFQGNLIQDLEAPKLLALLRELMGTRRSPSTQAVQRSPKPA; this is translated from the coding sequence GTGGACGCGTTCTCCGGTCTTTTCGATCTGGGTGTCCGGGATCTGCTCGACATCCTGGTGGTGACCGTCCTCATCTACCACATCCTGCTTCTGTTCAAGGGCACCCGCGGCTTGCAGATCACGCTGGGGGTCATGGGACTTCTGTTGGTCTACTACCTGGCCCGGACGCTGGAACTGCAGATGGTGGAGACCCTGTTCTCCAATTTCTTCGTCAACTTCATCCTGGCCGCCATCATCATCTATCAGCGGGAGATCCGCCGGGGACTGGCCGCTCTGGGCAGAGGCAGATTCTTCCTGCCGTTGTTCACCTCTGCCCAACGGGCCAACTTGAATGGATTGGTGGCGACGACCGGCCACCTGTCCCGGGACAAGACCGGGGCCTTGATCGTCCTGGAGCGGGAAATCGGGCTCCGCAACTACATCGAGACGGGAATCAAGCTGGACGCCCTGGTCGGAAATGATTTATTGCTGAGTATTTTCAGCCCCGGCTGTCCACTCCACGACGGGGCCGTAATCGTTCAGGCCGACCGCATCGCCGCGGCGGGTTGCTATCTTCCCCTGACCACGAGTCCGGATCTGGGTCGCCGTTGGGGAAGCCGCCACCGCGCCGGCCTCGGGATCTCGGAAGAAACCGACGCCATTTCCATCATTGTTTCCGAGGAGACGGGCAGCGTGTCGGTGGCGTTCCAGGGCAACCTGATCCAGGATCTGGAGGCCCCGAAGCTGCTGGCGCTGCTCCGGGAGTTGATGGGAACTCGCCGGAGTCCATCCACCCAAGCGGTCCAGAGGAGCCCCAAGCCGGCATGA
- a CDS encoding CdaR family protein has translation MIRLRQWILNNFGLKLISLGLSFLLWNLLGVKDEVIRVVTVPVQFVNLAPDLEISTDYEHEVEVTIRSGRTIAIEEVAGRMSAEIDLQSMVAGKVQISLTEHNISNRPLGVDVLSIAPNPLQLELEQIHHKMVEVRPRLEGEPEEGYALVEVRSSPPEVRVSGLEAVLAKVSAVPTETVDISGRSSGFDADVDLDSQDPRVTIDGSSPVVLQILIEEKRRELTLSRVAVELESPRDGTSLMTRSLNLVVSVPISFEGEISSKDFRARVAADNLEPKRQPHEILPEIVAVSEREDLEDVYRVESTRPEQVRIRVRR, from the coding sequence ATGATCCGTCTGCGCCAGTGGATCCTGAACAATTTCGGCCTGAAGCTGATCTCTCTTGGCCTCTCCTTCCTGCTCTGGAATCTGTTGGGGGTCAAGGACGAAGTCATTCGAGTGGTGACGGTTCCGGTCCAATTCGTCAACCTGGCGCCCGACCTTGAGATCTCCACCGACTACGAACATGAGGTGGAGGTGACGATTCGCTCCGGGCGGACGATTGCCATCGAGGAAGTGGCGGGCCGAATGTCGGCCGAAATCGATCTCCAGAGCATGGTGGCCGGCAAGGTCCAGATTTCCCTGACCGAACACAACATCAGCAACCGCCCGCTTGGCGTGGACGTCTTGAGCATCGCCCCCAATCCGCTGCAGTTGGAGCTGGAGCAGATCCATCACAAGATGGTGGAGGTTCGGCCTCGGTTGGAGGGTGAGCCGGAGGAAGGGTATGCACTGGTCGAAGTCCGGAGTTCGCCCCCGGAGGTGAGAGTGTCGGGCCTGGAGGCGGTGCTGGCCAAGGTTTCCGCCGTCCCGACCGAAACCGTCGACATTTCCGGCCGCTCCTCCGGTTTCGATGCGGACGTCGACCTGGATTCTCAAGATCCCCGGGTCACGATCGACGGCAGTTCCCCCGTCGTTTTGCAGATCCTGATCGAGGAAAAAAGGCGCGAGCTGACGCTGTCGCGAGTCGCCGTGGAGCTGGAATCTCCGAGGGACGGGACCAGTCTCATGACCCGCTCGTTGAATCTGGTGGTGTCGGTCCCCATCTCCTTCGAGGGAGAGATCTCCAGCAAGGACTTTCGAGCCCGTGTGGCGGCGGACAATCTTGAGCCCAAGCGCCAGCCCCATGAGATTCTTCCCGAGATCGTGGCTGTCTCCGAACGCGAAGATCTGGAGGACGTCTACCGGGTGGAATCGACCCGTCCCGAGCAAGTCCGGATCCGGGTCAGGCGATAG
- the glmM gene encoding phosphoglucosamine mutase — MSTLFGTDGIRGVAGEPPLDPATIFRIGRCLALQGCRSVVVGRDTRESGPWMEEALSRGLAAAGARVTLAGVLPTPAVSILCRDSEFDAGVVVSASHNVYSDNGLKFFTARGRKLSRRRELALETLIAADGSKSPAPPPPRSSPPALIRTEPGCLGMYSRFLRSTLEVGNLKPLKLILDCASGAASQVAARLFSSLGARVTLIDAPPDGRNINRDCGAVHPRRMARAVVETGADFGAAFDGDADRAILADHRGRILTGDHIIYVLARHLSERNRLPTRRVVATVMSNLGLEAALAGLGVSLVRTQVGDRNVLESMVEGGDALGGEPSGHIILGEHSLAGDGILTTLKMAQVLLQERRSLARLSAGLRLCPQVLRSVIVGGRGQDLLDDRKVRGRIESVQESLQGRGRVLVRCSGTEPVVRIMVEGEDREHLEECVEGIAAQIRSSLKRLAGTPGTRRRERS; from the coding sequence ATGTCCACTCTCTTCGGGACCGACGGAATTCGAGGGGTGGCGGGCGAACCTCCGCTGGACCCCGCGACCATCTTTCGAATCGGCCGGTGCCTCGCCCTCCAGGGGTGCAGGTCGGTGGTGGTGGGGAGGGACACTCGAGAGAGCGGCCCCTGGATGGAAGAGGCCTTGAGCCGCGGTCTCGCGGCCGCCGGCGCCCGCGTGACCCTCGCCGGAGTGTTGCCGACCCCCGCCGTCTCCATCCTCTGCCGGGATTCGGAATTCGACGCCGGCGTCGTCGTCTCGGCCTCTCATAACGTCTACAGCGACAACGGCCTGAAATTCTTCACGGCGCGGGGGCGGAAGCTGTCGCGGCGTCGCGAGCTGGCGCTTGAGACGCTCATTGCGGCTGACGGTTCAAAGTCCCCCGCGCCGCCTCCTCCCCGTTCGAGTCCGCCGGCGTTGATCCGGACCGAACCCGGCTGTCTCGGGATGTACTCCAGGTTTCTGCGGTCGACCCTGGAAGTGGGGAATCTGAAGCCCCTGAAGCTGATTCTGGATTGCGCTTCCGGAGCCGCATCCCAGGTGGCGGCCCGGCTCTTCAGCAGCCTTGGGGCTCGCGTTACCCTCATCGATGCGCCGCCCGACGGCCGGAACATCAATCGGGACTGCGGGGCGGTCCATCCCCGGCGGATGGCTCGAGCCGTAGTCGAAACGGGGGCCGACTTCGGCGCCGCCTTCGACGGAGACGCCGACCGCGCCATCCTGGCCGATCACCGCGGACGGATCCTGACCGGGGATCACATTATCTATGTTCTGGCCCGGCACCTGTCGGAACGAAACCGCCTGCCCACCCGCCGGGTGGTCGCCACCGTCATGTCCAACCTGGGGCTTGAGGCCGCCCTGGCGGGCCTGGGTGTGAGCCTGGTCCGGACGCAAGTCGGAGACAGAAACGTCCTGGAGTCCATGGTGGAGGGAGGAGACGCTCTGGGTGGCGAGCCTTCGGGTCACATCATTCTCGGAGAGCACTCCCTGGCGGGAGACGGTATCCTGACCACCCTGAAGATGGCTCAGGTGTTGCTTCAGGAACGCCGTTCGCTGGCCCGGTTGAGCGCCGGGCTGCGACTCTGCCCGCAGGTCCTCCGAAGCGTCATCGTGGGAGGGCGGGGGCAGGATCTCCTGGACGACCGGAAGGTCCGCGGCCGCATCGAATCCGTTCAGGAGTCCTTGCAGGGCAGGGGCCGGGTCCTGGTGCGCTGCTCCGGGACCGAACCGGTGGTCAGGATTATGGTTGAAGGAGAGGATCGGGAGCATCTGGAAGAATGCGTGGAAGGAATCGCCGCTCAGATCCGGAGCTCCCTGAAACGGCTGGCGGGAACGCCCGGCACCAGACGGCGGGAGCGATCTTGA
- the mfd gene encoding transcription-repair coupling factor has product MSPDSSLQPSPAASGPRPPAASQLFETLAGKALCNRRLDGLRGADSALVLASLYRRDPGSYLWLGRSNRDLETMAANLRLFLPAECRNRVLVLPGSEADPYRGLSPHPEIAAARAAALWKILRWNQGLILTTLTALTPRLPSPQTFMSQCLDLETGRFFPPDHLTRTLDQVGYVREEPVGTVGEYSVRGGIVDVFPPSGSAPVRIEFFGDEIESIREFDPNSQRSVALVPGCRVVPMRELSVTARDISRWHREAPDHWSEVRFAQALEERLQFTANGELFNGFEALFPLVVPTRHHLLDFVRAEGRSSPTLVLSDWDELRDEHTKIRERWEESYRERTEDGDLALPPDRLYWSAEVVESWTKKCPSFFLSRLFQGREAVERFDFRSERQYSGQLRALFSDLEEWTRRERVVFVMKTPGMVDRLVDIFREYDIHLHRASGFDSALDHGTAVIQGRLSQGFHSPGLGLHLLGEENLFAESLRPPAPPRTKPDPAAAFLSDFRDLKSGDYVVHVDHGIGLFQGLRSLGVGGDSREFLVVSFRGDDKLYVPADRLDQIQKYSSSGDSRPRLDRLGGASWDKTKKRIKKSMRSMAQDLLKLYAQREVARGHVFPEDDALVREFEAAFPYEETPDQADAIEAVKKDMMAPRPMDRLVCGDVGYGKTEVAMRAAFRAVNDSKQVAVLTPTTVLALQHYNTFRERFQGFPVSIEMISRLRNRSQQRGILRNTESGKTDVLIGTHRLLSRDVRFRDLGLIVVDEEQRFGVAQKERLKRLKTRVDVLNLSATPIPRTLSMSLTGVRDLSIIETPPKDRLAIQTAVVRFSRSLIRTAIDLELKRQGQVFLVHNSVETIYSIARMIQDTVPEARVAVGHGQMRETQLEKVMLDFLDYRYDVLVATTIIENGLDIPRANTLLVNRAHRFGLAQLYQLRGRVGRSNRRAYAYLLIPSEETLSTDAAKRLAAIREFSDLGSGFRIAAMDLEIRGSGNLLGQEQHGHINAVGFELYLKLLQEAIRELKGEETAEEIQISIDLGLDIHIPQHYIADPSQRLWLYKRLSILSSRRSLENLKEEVEDRFGKYPRSVSNLFEYGALRLGASRLRISSIELSGGRISLRFRDDTPVSPHDVVALVQGRTDLTLAQGGVLNVRVPSSDPATLFTCVGDVLERIGERIGSRGIKSPE; this is encoded by the coding sequence TTGAGTCCGGATTCGTCCCTGCAACCATCTCCGGCGGCGTCGGGCCCACGGCCTCCCGCGGCTTCACAACTGTTCGAGACCCTGGCCGGGAAAGCGCTCTGCAACCGGCGTCTCGACGGTCTCCGCGGAGCCGATTCGGCCCTGGTGCTGGCGTCCCTCTATCGAAGAGATCCCGGCTCCTATCTCTGGTTGGGCCGGAGCAATCGGGATCTGGAGACGATGGCGGCAAATCTTCGGCTTTTCCTGCCCGCAGAGTGCCGGAATCGGGTCCTGGTTCTTCCCGGGTCCGAAGCGGACCCCTATCGCGGGCTGTCTCCCCACCCCGAGATCGCTGCGGCTCGAGCCGCCGCTCTCTGGAAGATACTCCGCTGGAACCAGGGATTGATCCTGACGACGCTGACCGCCTTGACCCCCCGGCTTCCTTCGCCCCAGACCTTCATGAGCCAGTGTCTCGACCTGGAAACGGGGAGGTTCTTCCCTCCGGATCACCTGACGCGAACCCTGGACCAGGTGGGCTACGTCCGGGAAGAACCGGTCGGCACAGTGGGGGAATACTCGGTGCGTGGCGGCATCGTCGACGTCTTTCCGCCGTCGGGTTCGGCTCCCGTGCGCATCGAATTTTTTGGAGACGAGATCGAATCGATTCGCGAATTCGATCCGAATTCACAGCGGTCGGTGGCGCTGGTGCCCGGTTGCCGCGTGGTCCCCATGAGGGAGCTGTCCGTCACGGCCCGCGACATCTCCCGATGGCACCGTGAAGCTCCGGATCACTGGTCGGAAGTTCGATTCGCGCAGGCCCTGGAGGAACGGCTCCAGTTCACCGCCAACGGCGAGCTCTTCAACGGCTTCGAAGCGCTGTTTCCCCTCGTGGTGCCGACCCGGCATCATCTGCTGGATTTCGTCCGGGCGGAGGGCCGATCCTCCCCGACGCTGGTCCTCTCCGACTGGGATGAACTCCGGGATGAGCACACGAAGATTCGGGAACGGTGGGAGGAGAGCTATCGGGAACGGACGGAAGACGGAGACCTCGCTCTGCCGCCGGACCGGCTGTACTGGTCCGCGGAGGTGGTGGAGAGCTGGACGAAGAAATGCCCGTCCTTTTTTCTGAGCCGGCTTTTTCAAGGCCGGGAAGCGGTGGAACGTTTCGATTTCCGAAGCGAACGGCAGTATTCGGGTCAGCTTCGCGCGTTGTTTTCCGACCTCGAGGAATGGACCAGGCGGGAACGGGTCGTCTTCGTGATGAAGACGCCGGGAATGGTCGACCGATTGGTGGATATCTTTCGCGAATACGATATCCACCTGCATCGTGCTTCCGGGTTCGACAGCGCCCTGGATCACGGGACCGCCGTCATCCAGGGACGGCTTTCGCAAGGGTTCCACTCGCCCGGCCTGGGTCTGCACCTGTTGGGCGAGGAGAACCTCTTCGCCGAGAGCCTCCGGCCCCCGGCGCCGCCCCGGACCAAACCGGACCCCGCCGCCGCCTTTCTGTCCGATTTCCGGGATCTGAAGTCGGGCGACTACGTGGTTCACGTCGATCATGGAATCGGACTCTTCCAGGGACTCCGGTCGCTGGGTGTCGGCGGCGACAGCCGGGAGTTCCTGGTGGTCAGCTTCCGGGGGGACGACAAGCTTTACGTCCCGGCGGATCGGTTGGACCAAATTCAGAAATACAGCAGTTCCGGAGATTCCCGGCCGCGGTTGGATCGACTGGGGGGCGCCTCCTGGGACAAGACCAAGAAGCGGATCAAGAAGTCCATGCGGAGCATGGCCCAGGATCTGCTCAAGTTGTACGCGCAGCGGGAGGTGGCCCGGGGGCATGTCTTTCCGGAGGACGACGCCCTGGTCAGGGAGTTCGAGGCGGCTTTCCCGTATGAGGAAACCCCCGACCAGGCCGACGCCATCGAGGCCGTCAAGAAGGACATGATGGCGCCGCGTCCCATGGACCGCCTGGTCTGCGGAGACGTGGGATACGGCAAGACCGAAGTGGCCATGAGAGCCGCCTTCCGGGCGGTCAACGACAGCAAGCAGGTGGCCGTTCTGACCCCCACGACGGTCCTGGCGCTGCAGCACTACAACACCTTTCGCGAGCGCTTCCAGGGGTTCCCCGTCTCCATCGAGATGATCAGCCGCCTTCGCAACCGCAGCCAGCAACGGGGGATCCTCCGGAACACGGAATCGGGAAAGACCGACGTTCTCATCGGAACCCACCGGCTCCTCTCGCGGGACGTCCGGTTCCGGGACCTGGGGCTCATCGTGGTGGACGAGGAACAACGGTTCGGAGTCGCCCAGAAGGAACGGCTCAAGCGCCTGAAGACCCGGGTGGACGTGCTCAATCTGTCGGCAACGCCGATTCCCCGCACCCTGAGCATGTCGCTGACGGGCGTCCGCGACCTCTCCATCATCGAGACGCCCCCCAAGGACCGCCTGGCCATTCAGACCGCCGTGGTCAGGTTCAGCCGGTCGTTGATTCGCACCGCCATCGACCTGGAGCTGAAGCGCCAGGGACAGGTTTTCCTGGTCCACAACTCGGTGGAGACCATTTACAGCATCGCGCGCATGATCCAGGACACGGTGCCCGAAGCTCGCGTCGCGGTTGGACACGGCCAGATGAGGGAGACCCAGTTGGAGAAGGTCATGCTGGATTTCCTCGACTATCGCTACGACGTGCTGGTCGCCACCACCATTATCGAAAACGGTCTGGACATCCCGCGGGCCAATACTCTCCTGGTGAACCGGGCCCACCGGTTCGGACTCGCCCAGCTCTACCAGCTCAGGGGCCGGGTGGGCCGGTCCAATCGCAGGGCCTACGCCTATCTGCTGATTCCCTCGGAGGAGACTCTGAGCACCGACGCCGCCAAACGCCTTGCGGCAATTCGGGAATTCAGCGATCTGGGTTCCGGATTTCGCATCGCCGCCATGGATCTGGAGATCCGCGGATCGGGCAATCTACTGGGACAGGAACAACATGGGCACATCAATGCCGTCGGCTTCGAGCTCTACCTGAAGCTGCTGCAGGAGGCGATCCGGGAGTTGAAGGGAGAGGAGACGGCGGAGGAGATCCAAATCAGCATCGACCTCGGCCTGGACATCCACATTCCGCAACATTACATCGCCGATCCGAGTCAGCGCCTCTGGCTCTACAAGCGGCTGAGTATTCTCTCGAGCCGGAGATCTCTGGAAAACCTGAAGGAGGAGGTCGAGGACCGGTTCGGAAAGTACCCGCGTTCCGTCTCCAATCTTTTCGAGTACGGAGCATTGCGGCTGGGGGCGAGTCGTTTGAGAATCAGTTCCATCGAACTCAGCGGGGGGCGGATTTCCCTCAGGTTCAGGGATGACACGCCGGTGTCTCCTCACGACGTCGTCGCTCTGGTCCAAGGGAGAACCGATCTCACCCTGGCGCAAGGCGGGGTTCTCAATGTTCGAGTGCCGTCTTCCGATCCCGCGACCCTCTTCACTTGCGTCGGCGACGTGCTCGAGCGCATCGGCGAGAGGATCGGGAGCCGGGGAATCAAGAGTCCGGAGTGA